In Mercurialis annua linkage group LG5, ddMerAnnu1.2, whole genome shotgun sequence, a single genomic region encodes these proteins:
- the LOC126682741 gene encoding putative F-box/FBD/LRR-repeat protein At5g22670 isoform X2 produces the protein MELDLCNITCIPVRIPDCLFRCESLQVLKLGGLGCYEIPKTTFFLPNLKILRLRSVRYLSESTLEGLLSSSRNLEELVLYNYFKTKTLYVRSSSLKVLKIQMRNHLMMETTRVVIDAPQLEFLEFGSNDRRVVEIETNNLCSIVDVVLNLDLLLHCSIVQFLTNISKTVKALTLSPNILEDLFYASNTYMPSFPNLNQLVVSLFESGTSDLLNMLRILPNLKVLTLIRNVYRRVFSSESWDDEQNAVPQCLTSSVERFVFNGYSCCPIDVKMLEYVLKNAKVLKEIFIIAVCIKSSEEPVKEVLLNKLSVLPECRVKIEYARSYEMYVDLSL, from the exons ATG GAACTGGATCTTTGCAATATTACATGCATACCTGTTCGAATCCCCGATTGTCTTTTCAGATGTGAATCGCTTCAGGTTTTGAAGCTTGGCGGACTTGGTTGCTATGAAATCCCGAAAACTACATTCTTCCTGCCGAATCTCAAGATCCTTCGTCTTCGCTCAGTCAGGTATCTGAGCGAATCTACCTTAGAAGGGCTGTTATCGAGCTCCCGGAATCTTGAAGAATTGGtactttataattattttaaaactaagACTCTTTACGTTCGGTCTTCTTCATTGAAAGTTTTGAAGATTCAAATGAGAAATCATTTGATGATGGAGACGACCAGGGTTGTTATTGATGCGCCTCAACTTGAATTTCTCGAGTTTGGTAGTAATGACCGTCGAGTAGTTGAGATTGAGACTAACAATTTATGCTCAATAGTTGATGTGGTTTTGAATCTTGATTTATTACTCCACTGCTCAATTGTTCAGTTTCTCACAAATATCTCCAAGACTGTTAAAGCCTTAACATTATCTCCAAACATTTTAGAG GATCTTTTTTATGCATCCAACACCTATATGCCTTCTTTTCCGAACTTGAATCAATTGGTGGTGAGTTTATTCGAAAGTGGCACCTCGGATTTGCTGAATATGCTCAGGATTTTACCAAATTTAAAAGTTCTTACACTCATCAGG AATGTCTATCGTCGTGTATTCTCGTCGGAATCTTGGGATGATGAACAAAATGCAGTGCCCCAATGCTTGACATCGTCAGTTGAAAGATTTGTATTCAACGGATACTCGTGTTGTCCAATAGATGTGAAAATGCTAGAATACGTCCTAAAAAACGCAAAGGTGTTGAAGGAAATTTTCATAATTGCAGTTTGTATTAAAAGTTCGGAGGAACCAGTCAAAGAAGTACTTTTAAACAAGTTATCGGTGTTGCCAGAATGTCGAGTAAAGATCGAATATGCTAGATCTTATGAAATGTATGTGGATCTCAGTTTGTAA
- the LOC126682741 gene encoding F-box/FBD/LRR-repeat protein At5g53840-like isoform X1 produces MGSASKKDSEIDWISKLPEDIHHEILSHLSTNDAIKTSVLSRSWRHKWTSLTNLDLINPINIESFNDFINRITKTRSLPFVKRFKLTLKRTYSCSTVESWIDAVIAYKIQELDLCNITCIPVRIPDCLFRCESLQVLKLGGLGCYEIPKTTFFLPNLKILRLRSVRYLSESTLEGLLSSSRNLEELVLYNYFKTKTLYVRSSSLKVLKIQMRNHLMMETTRVVIDAPQLEFLEFGSNDRRVVEIETNNLCSIVDVVLNLDLLLHCSIVQFLTNISKTVKALTLSPNILEDLFYASNTYMPSFPNLNQLVVSLFESGTSDLLNMLRILPNLKVLTLIRNVYRRVFSSESWDDEQNAVPQCLTSSVERFVFNGYSCCPIDVKMLEYVLKNAKVLKEIFIIAVCIKSSEEPVKEVLLNKLSVLPECRVKIEYARSYEMYVDLSL; encoded by the exons ATGGGTTCTGCATCAAAAAAAGATTCCGAGATAGACTGGATCAGCAAATTACCAGAAGACATTCACCATGAAATACTATCTCATCTTTCAACAAACGACGCCATAAAAACTAGCGTTTTGTCAAGGAGTTGGAGACACAAATGGACCTCTCTCACCAATTTAGATTTAATCAACCCTATCAATATCGAATCATTCAACGATTTTATAAACAGAATTACAAAGACTCGCTCATTACCGTTCGTCAAAAGATTTAAACTTACACTTAAAAGAACGTATTCATGTTCAACCGTAGAGTCATGGATTGATGCTGTTATTGCGTATAAAATTCAGGAACTGGATCTTTGCAATATTACATGCATACCTGTTCGAATCCCCGATTGTCTTTTCAGATGTGAATCGCTTCAGGTTTTGAAGCTTGGCGGACTTGGTTGCTATGAAATCCCGAAAACTACATTCTTCCTGCCGAATCTCAAGATCCTTCGTCTTCGCTCAGTCAGGTATCTGAGCGAATCTACCTTAGAAGGGCTGTTATCGAGCTCCCGGAATCTTGAAGAATTGGtactttataattattttaaaactaagACTCTTTACGTTCGGTCTTCTTCATTGAAAGTTTTGAAGATTCAAATGAGAAATCATTTGATGATGGAGACGACCAGGGTTGTTATTGATGCGCCTCAACTTGAATTTCTCGAGTTTGGTAGTAATGACCGTCGAGTAGTTGAGATTGAGACTAACAATTTATGCTCAATAGTTGATGTGGTTTTGAATCTTGATTTATTACTCCACTGCTCAATTGTTCAGTTTCTCACAAATATCTCCAAGACTGTTAAAGCCTTAACATTATCTCCAAACATTTTAGAG GATCTTTTTTATGCATCCAACACCTATATGCCTTCTTTTCCGAACTTGAATCAATTGGTGGTGAGTTTATTCGAAAGTGGCACCTCGGATTTGCTGAATATGCTCAGGATTTTACCAAATTTAAAAGTTCTTACACTCATCAGG AATGTCTATCGTCGTGTATTCTCGTCGGAATCTTGGGATGATGAACAAAATGCAGTGCCCCAATGCTTGACATCGTCAGTTGAAAGATTTGTATTCAACGGATACTCGTGTTGTCCAATAGATGTGAAAATGCTAGAATACGTCCTAAAAAACGCAAAGGTGTTGAAGGAAATTTTCATAATTGCAGTTTGTATTAAAAGTTCGGAGGAACCAGTCAAAGAAGTACTTTTAAACAAGTTATCGGTGTTGCCAGAATGTCGAGTAAAGATCGAATATGCTAGATCTTATGAAATGTATGTGGATCTCAGTTTGTAA
- the LOC126682682 gene encoding protein BASIC PENTACYSTEINE2-like: MDDDSNNQDTLSIRNWGYYEPSFKGHLGLQLMSSMADRDTKHFIPGRDPTNVMVGANGAFHPRDCVVSDAPGPMNYMRDTWMREKYFNMLAPNPGYAVLPETSAAHSLQVMQPPNPSRDERLSRIEEPIVNKEGNQLKKRQSGTTPKPPKAKKPRKPKDNSNNAVQRVKPAKKSMDVVINGIDMDISGIPIPVCSCTATPQQCYRWGCGGWQSACCTTNVSMYPLPMSTKRRGARIAGRKMSQGAFKKVLEKLAAEGYNFANPIDLRTHWAKHGTNKFVTIR; this comes from the coding sequence ATGGACGATGACAGTAATAATCAAGATACGTTGAGCATTCGCAATTGGGGCTATTATGAGCCGTCCTTTAAAGGGCATCTCGGTCTGCAGCTCATGTCGAGCATGGCAGATCGTGATACGAAGCATTTCATACCCGGGCGTGATCCTACTAATGTTATGGTTGGTGCAAATGGCGCTTTTCACCCACGCGATTGTGTGGTGTCTGATGCCCCTGGGCCTATGAATTATATGAGAGATACTTGGATGAGGGAGAAGTACTTTAATATGCTAGCGCCAAATCCTGGTTATGCTGTTCTCCCCGAAACTTCTGCTGCTCACTCTTTGCAGGTTATGCAGCCGCCCAATCCTTCAAGGGATGAGAGGTTGAGTAGGATTGAGGAGCCAATTGTAAATAAGGAAGGTAACCAGCTGAAGAAAAGGCAGAGTGGGACTACCCCGAAACCCCCCAAAGCGAAGAAACCTAGGAAGCCGAAAGATAATAGTAATAACGCTGTTCAGCGTGTGAAGCCAGCTAAGAAAAGTATGGATGTTGTAATAAATGGAATTGATATGGATATTTCGGGTATCCCTATTCCAGTTTGCTCATGCACTGCAACTCCTCAGCAGTGTTATCGCTGGGGCTGCGGTGGATGGCAGTCTGCTTGCTGCACCACAAACGTATCGATGTACCCCTTGCCAATGAGCACCAAAAGACGGGGGGCTAGGATTGCTGGAAGGAAAATGAGTCAGGGTGCGTTTAAGAAAGTATTGGAGAAACTAGCTGCTGAAGGCTATAACTTTGCTAACCCGATTGATTTGAGGACTCACTGGGCAAAACATGGCACCAACAAGTTTGTGACTATCAGGTAG
- the LOC126682011 gene encoding uncharacterized protein LOC126682011, giving the protein MGLSNGEHDFEEREIVMEIQQHHQYHAVEFDVEFWPLEHPMEPQDEDRPVKCPIPASSSIINDGRAREESYSESLRKRAEIRTIVNKQGIVIVDAESPPFEAVRKKHHALAEGDRIVTRTSTSLPPLPSQNLTIFHMLQQLDEYGC; this is encoded by the exons atggGTTTGTCCAATGGGGAGCATGATTTT GAAGAACGAGAGATTGTAATGGAGATACAGCAGCACCATCAGTATCATGCAGTTGAATTCGATGTCGAATTCTGGCCACTTGAACATCCCATGGAACCGCAGGACGAAGATCGCCCCGTTAAATGTCCGATACCAGCCTCTTCTTCTATTATCAAT GACGGAAGGGCGCGGGAGGAAAGTTATAGCGAAAGCTTAAGGAAGAGAGCGGAAATACGGACAATAGTGAACAAACAAGGCATTGTTATTGTGGATGCAGAGTCCCCTCCGTTCGAAGCGGTGCGTAAAAAACACCATGCTCTTGCGGAGGGTGATCGTATTGTAACGAGAACGTCGACCTCGCTTCCTCCTCTGCCGAGCCAGAATCTTACCATCTTTCATATGCTGCAACAGTTAGATGAGTATGGCTGCTAG